Proteins found in one Balaenoptera acutorostrata chromosome 17, mBalAcu1.1, whole genome shotgun sequence genomic segment:
- the LOC114236812 gene encoding DNA-directed primase/polymerase protein-like, with the protein MDLRVCGETEETFLQDHQKSSKIGKYVPLEVAEDNKFYPIQSKNISIENQYFLSALVSNVRFSDTLRILTCDISQNKQKRVEYFNHTSTSETIEGFQCSPYPEIDQFVLLLVNKNGIKGGIRRWNYFFLEELLVYDICKYRWCENIGRAHKSNNIMILVDLKNEVWYQKCHDPICKAENFKSDCFPLPAEVRLLFLLKEEEEFTADKTRNSETKNPREPSSSVSSKGTFSDADWDNGIDDAYILEATEDAELAEAAENSLLGYNGIDEIPDELIIEVLQE; encoded by the coding sequence ATGGATCTCAGGGTTTGTGGTGAAACTGAAGAGACTTTCTTACAGGATCAtcaaaaatcatcaaaaataGGAAAGTATGTGCCTTTGGAGGTTGCTGAAGATAACAAATTTTATCCTATACAATCAAAGAATATTTCCATAGAAAATCAATATTTCCTCTCTGCTTTGGTCAGCAATGTCAGATTCTCAGATACTTTACGAATTCTGACATGTGACATatctcaaaataaacaaaaacgaGTTGAGTATTTTAACCATACCAGTACTTCAGAAACCATTGAAGGTTTTCAGTGTTCACCTTACCCCGAAATTGATCAATTTGTTCTCTTGTTGGTGAATAAAAATGGCATTAAAGGAGGAATTCGGCGTTGGAACTACTTTTTCCTGGAAGAATTATTGGTTTATGATATTTGTAAATACCGCTGGTGTGAAAACATTGGAAGAGCCCACAAGAGTAATAATATCATGATTTTGGTTGACCTGAAAAATGAAGTTTGGTATCAAAAATGTCATGACCCTATATGTAAAGCAGAAAACTTCAAATCTGACTGTTTCCCATTACCTGCTGAAGTGCGTCTCCTATTTCTTCTCAAAGAGGAAGAGGAGTTTACAGCAGATAAAACAAGGAACAGTGAAACCAAGAATCCTCGTGAACCATCATCTAGTGTATCGTCAAAAGGTACATTTTCTGATGCTGACTGGGATAATGGCATTGATGATGCGTATATTTTGGAGGCTACAGAAGATGCTGAATTGGCAGAAGCTGCAGAGAACAGTCTTCTGGGTTATAATGGAATTGATGAAATTCCTGATGAACTAATTATAGAAGTATTACAAGAGTAG
- the LOC103019681 gene encoding short transmembrane mitochondrial protein 1-like, whose amino-acid sequence MLQFLLGFTLGNVVGMYLAQNYDIPNLAKKLEEIKKDVDVKKKPPSS is encoded by the coding sequence ATGCTCCAGTTCCTGCTTGGATTTACTCTTGGCAACGTGGTGGGAATGTACCTGGCTCAGAACTATGACATACCAAACCTGGCTAAAAAacttgaagaaattaaaaaggacGTGGACGTCAAGAAGAAACCCCCTAGTTCATGA